The Raphanus sativus cultivar WK10039 unplaced genomic scaffold, ASM80110v3 Scaffold0962, whole genome shotgun sequence genome includes a region encoding these proteins:
- the LOC130503458 gene encoding uncharacterized protein LOC130503458, whose translation MENRSTRFWAVRILLLVSIINIGASNASIHDYKNEKFIPQANARFFHGGSEGLYASNSQLLNTSSDTSLKGKSFIRFDDVTFVRTKESASKQNPMQSTTGLVEAILLEVKDRDRIGGSFLKNNAAICCTPDLADAGSCTLGEVIIKRDSNDDDKWPRQIKTFFKGNKTQVTMSPETVVINKTGMYYLYFVICDPGLDGTLIRGRTVWKNPNGYLPGKVAPLMKFFGFMSLSYLLLGLVWFLRFVKFWKDIIHLHYHITLVIALGMCEMAVRYFEYANFDSTGMRPMDVTLWAVTFSSIKKTLSRLLLLVVSMGFGVVKPTLGGITSKVVLLGVVYFVATEGLELVEHLGNINDFSGKTVMYLVIPVAILDACFILWIFSSLARTLEKLQIKRNMAKLELYRNFTNALAISVLFSIAWIGFELYFNASDPLSEFWRIAWIIPAFWNLLSYGLLAVICILWAPSNNPTRYSYLAETGDEFEEEGISLTSGGVKITGDVERNELLYGLADEVEEDKRE comes from the exons ATGGAAAATCGCTCAACACGATTCTGGGCGGTTCGGATTCTGCTCCTCGTAAGCATCATCAACATCGGAGCTTCCAATGCCTCGATCCACGACTACAAGAACGAAAAATTCATCCCACAAGCCAACGCTCGTTTCTTCCACGGCGGCAGCGAAGGTCTCTACGCCTCCAACTCTCAACTCCTAAACACTTCTTCCGACACCTCTCTTAAAGGAAAGTCCTTTATAAG GTTTGATGACGTAACCTTTGTGAGGACTAAGGAATCCGCTAGCAAACAGAACCCTATGCAGTCCACCACAGGTCTGGTCGAAGCGATACTACTCGAGGTCAAAGACCGTGACCGAATCGGTGGATCTTTCCTCAAAAACAACGCTGCTATTTGCTGCACTCCTGACCTTGCAGACGCTGGCTCTTGCACTCTCGGTGAAGTCATCATCAAGAGAGATTCTAATGATGATGATAAGTGGCCGAGACAGATCAAGACTTTCTTTAAAGGGAACAAAACACAAGTCACCATGTCTCCAGAGACCGTGGTGATAAACAAGACAGGGATGTACTATCTTTACTTCGTGATATGTGACCCGGGTTTGGACGGTACTTTGATCAGAGGAAGAACGGTTTGGAAGAACCCTAACGGTTATTTACCGGGAAAGGTTGCTCCTTTGATGAAGTTTTTCGGGTTCATGTCATTGTCTTATCTCTTGCTAGGTCTCGTTTGGTTTCTGAGGTTTGTTAAgttctggaaagatatcattCACCTGCACTATCATATCACTTTGGTTATTGCGCTTGGGATGTGTGAGATGGCTGTTAGGTACTTCGAGTACGCTAATTTCGATTCTACCGGGATGAGACCGATGGACGTTACTCTGTGGGCGGTTACTTTTTCCTCCATTAAGAAGACGCTTTCGAGGCTTCTTCTTTTGGTTGTTTCTATGGGTTTTGGGGTGGTGAAGCCTACTCTCGGTGGGATAACGTCTAAGGTGGTTCTTCTTGGAGTTGTGTATTTCGTTGCGACGGAGGGTCTTGAGTTGGTTGAGCATTTGGGAAACATTAATGACTTTTCTGGTAAGACAGTGATGTATTTGGTGATTCCAGTGGCGATACTGGATGCTTGTTTTATTCTGTGGATTTTCTCATCGTTGGCAAGAACCCTTGAGAAGCTTCAg ATTAAGAGAAACATGGCTAAGCTTGAGCTATATAGGAATTTCACCAACGCACTAGCTATCTCTGTTCTGTTCTCTATTGCTTGGATTGGTTTTGAG CTTTACTTCAACGCAAGTGACCCTTTAAGCGAATTCTGGCGAATAGCGTGGATCATTCCAGCGTTTTGGAATCTACTATCTTATGGCTTATTAGCAGTCATATGCATCCTTTGGGCTCCATCCAACAACCCCACCAG GTATTCATACTTAGCAGAAACAGGGGACGAGTTTGAAGAGGAAGGTATATCGTTGACGAGTGGTGGAGTTAAGATTACAGGCGATGTTGAAAGGAATGAACTTCTATACGGGCTTGCAGACGAGGTTGAGGAGGACAAACGCGAGTAA
- the LOC108811684 gene encoding uncharacterized protein LOC108811684, whose protein sequence is MDYDGGFHEVEADGKLFLVYHHPKYQHIPQIKSTPSPDEAANQDHPPLPLFLCPTSRALKDYGTASKLNLFITSSPEYVTSTTRADDRDHHHVLPLFWCNNKKFCKHDRCGICDNSNFGTDYYFCDHCDSMFHKECVEAPLKIKHPYYPRHSLELCMNYTSHLYCSCCGRKTFCLMYLSTVYQTSMHVICAMKSIPFIEQQKIHVHPLTFFPRQNSLICNVCGLIEIKYATYVCLRCNFVAHRDCMYSPHTIKISRHHHRISYVSSLGYGKCLCGVCRRSIEGDYGAYTCNKCGDYTVHSRCALGKDVWDGKELEGIPEKNEDDITQDAPPFSIISKGVIRYFLHEHHLLIEENILYDEKKLCGACVCKATVRKYDILCKKLLNCIKCDFIMCIECATLPYKARYKSDEHFLTLSWGAERCEKYWCEKCEDIVETFFYWCNDCCTILHTFCLFYRFILSAYSTVLRYFKSGQERKEKKSGQALSKKKRTKRKKKREKKNEAQIFTTDNRTSCSSTCALID, encoded by the coding sequence ATGGATTACGATGGTGGATTTCATGAGGTCGAAGCCGATGGTAAACTATTTCTGGTATACCACCACCCGAAGTACCAACATATACCGCAAATAAAAAGCACACCCTCACCTGATGAAGCAGCCAACCAAGATCACCCTCCTCTGCCCCTTTTCTTATGCCCTACGTCACGAGCACTAAAAGACTATGGTACAGCTTCTAAACTTAATTTGTTTATCACTTCTTCTCCCGAGTATGTCACGTCTACAACAAGGGCTGATGATCGTGATCATCATCATGTACTTCCTTTGTTTTGGTGTAACAACAAAAAATTTTGTAAGCATGATAGATGCGGTATATGCGATAACTCAAACTTCGGTacagattattatttttgtgatcACTGTGATTCAATGTTCCACAAAGAATGTGTAGAGGCTCCACTAAAAATTAAACACCCTTACTATCCTCGTCATTCTCTCGAACTCTGCATGAATTATACAAGCCATTTGTACTGTTCATGTTGTGGAAGAAAAACATTCTGTTTGATGTATCTTAGTACCGTCTATCAAACTTCCATGCATGTAATATGTGCAATGAAGTCGATACCTTTTATAGAGCAACAAAAAATCCATGTCCATCCCCTTACCTTTTTCCCTAGACAAAATTCTTTAATCTGCAACGTTTGTGGTttgatagaaataaaatatgcCACATATGTCTGTCTCAGATGCAACTTTGTAGCTCACAGAGATTGTATGTATTCCCCACACACCATCAAGATATCACGTCACCACCATCGTATCTCCTATGTTTCTTCTCTTGGGTATGGAAAGTGTCTATGTGGAGTGTGTCGTCGAAGTATTGAGGGTGACTATGGTGCATATACTTGTAACAAGTGTGGTGACTATACTGTTCACTCAAGATGTGCTCTAGGAAAAGATGTCTGGGATGGAAAAGAACTCGAAGGTATAccagaaaaaaatgaagatgaTATAACACAAGATGCACCACCCTTCTCTATAATATCCAAAGGGGTGATACGTTATTTTCTTCATGAACACCATCTCCTAATCGAGGAAAACATACTCTATGATGAAAAGAAACTTTGCGGAGCGTGTGTATGCAAAGCGACAGTCAGAAAATACGATATATTATGTAAGAAACTGTTAAATTGCATCAAATGTGATTTTATTATGTGTATCGAATGTGCCACCTTACCATACAAAGCAAGGTATAAGAGCGACGAACATTTTCTCACACTTTCATGGGGAGCAGAGAGGTGTGAGAAATATTGGTGCGAAAAGTGCGAAGATATAGTCGAAACATTTTTCTATTGGTGCAATGATTGCTGCACCATCCTTCATACTTTCTGCTTATTCTACCGTTTCATACTTTCTGCTTATTCTACCGTTCTGAGGTATTTCAAATCTGGTCAAGAAAGGAAAGAGAAGAAATCTGGTCAAgccttgtcaaaaaaaaaaagaacgaaaagaaaaaagaaaagagaaaaaaaaaatgaagcgCAAATATTTACAACCGATAACCGCACATCGTGTTCGAGTACTTGTGCTTTGATTGATTAG